One window of the Rubidibacter lacunae KORDI 51-2 genome contains the following:
- the lpxC gene encoding UDP-3-O-acyl-N-acetylglucosamine deacetylase, with amino-acid sequence MRVQYTLSGTFTRAGVGLHSGTAVRVHVSPAPPGTGRTFVRSDLPGPPEIAAEVSSVGRAQLSTMLGDERVGVRTVEHLLAALLGAGVDNARIELDGPEVPLLDGSAREWSEAIAAVGTAATEVPAAEPLAIAAPLWVGEGDAFVTAVPAAKTQLSYGIDFDAPAIGQQWHTWQPDRVDFAEAIAPARTFALAEDVEPLRQAGLIRGGSLENALVCAGDRWLNPPLRFANEPARHKLLDLVGDLSLLGALPRAHVLAYKASHALHVRFARALLAAERA; translated from the coding sequence ATGCGCGTTCAATACACGCTGTCCGGGACCTTTACCCGTGCGGGCGTCGGGCTGCATTCCGGCACGGCGGTCCGCGTGCACGTCAGTCCCGCTCCACCGGGAACCGGTCGCACGTTCGTCCGCAGTGATCTGCCAGGACCACCGGAGATCGCAGCTGAGGTGTCGTCCGTGGGTCGGGCACAGCTTTCGACCATGCTCGGCGACGAGAGAGTCGGCGTCCGGACCGTGGAGCACCTGCTGGCGGCCTTGCTCGGGGCAGGGGTTGATAATGCTCGCATCGAGCTAGACGGTCCGGAAGTACCGCTGTTGGATGGGTCGGCGCGGGAGTGGAGCGAAGCGATCGCGGCAGTAGGAACTGCAGCCACCGAAGTCCCAGCAGCCGAGCCGCTGGCGATCGCCGCCCCACTGTGGGTGGGCGAGGGCGACGCCTTTGTAACGGCCGTCCCGGCCGCGAAAACCCAGCTCAGCTACGGTATCGATTTCGACGCGCCGGCAATCGGACAGCAATGGCACACCTGGCAGCCCGATCGCGTTGATTTTGCCGAGGCGATCGCGCCGGCCCGCACCTTTGCACTCGCCGAGGACGTTGAACCGTTACGACAAGCGGGATTGATTCGCGGCGGCAGTTTGGAAAATGCCCTCGTATGCGCGGGCGATCGGTGGCTGAATCCGCCGCTGCGGTTTGCAAATGAGCCCGCACGTCATAAACTTCTAGATTTAGTGGGAGACTTGAGCTTACTAGGTGCCTTGCCGCGCGCTCACGTCCTTGCCTACAAAGCCAGCCACGCGCTGCACGTGCGTTTCGCTCGCGCCTTGCTGGCTGCCGAGCGCGCCTAG
- the fabZ gene encoding 3-hydroxyacyl-ACP dehydratase FabZ: MPMSALTDRRNASTAKDAAPDRVDTPEPIALDIAAIHKLLPHRYPFALVDRILEYVPQQYALGLKNVSFNEPHFPGHIPGYPIMPGVLIVEAMAQVGGVVLTQLPGMEGSFFAFAGIEKARFRRPVVPGDQLIMRVELLSFKRRFGKMQGRATVDGQLAAEAEMTFSLFEIE, from the coding sequence TTGCCTATGTCCGCACTTACCGATCGTCGAAACGCTTCCACCGCCAAGGATGCCGCACCGGATCGCGTGGATACCCCCGAGCCGATCGCGCTCGATATTGCCGCGATCCACAAACTCCTGCCCCATCGCTACCCGTTTGCGTTAGTCGATCGGATTTTGGAGTACGTCCCGCAGCAATATGCCCTCGGACTCAAGAACGTCAGCTTCAACGAACCACACTTTCCCGGACATATTCCGGGCTATCCGATCATGCCGGGGGTCTTAATCGTCGAGGCGATGGCACAGGTCGGCGGCGTCGTGCTCACGCAACTGCCGGGTATGGAAGGCAGCTTCTTCGCCTTTGCCGGGATCGAAAAGGCGCGTTTCCGCCGTCCGGTGGTGCCCGGCGACCAGCTGATCATGCGCGTCGAGCTGCTCTCATTCAAGCGACGGTTTGGCAAAATGCAAGGGCGGGCAACTGTGGACGGCCAGCTAGCAGCTGAAGCCGAGATGACCTTCTCGCTCTTCGAAATCGAGTAA
- the lpxA gene encoding acyl-ACP--UDP-N-acetylglucosamine O-acyltransferase, with translation MTALIHPTAVIHPSAELHPTVEVGAYAVIGEQVAIGARSTVGAHAVIEGPTVIGVDNRIFPGAAIGLEPQDLKYRGGSSWVKIGDGNTIREYVTVNRATDSGEVTAIGNENLLMAYVHVAHNCEIANGVVIANNVALAGHVCIEEKATIGGMLGIHQFVRIGRLAMVGGMSRVDRDVPPFMLVEGNPARVRALNTIGIQRHGLNDREIAELKQAFRLLYRSNLSLETALEKLAQGYGMAPLVHLHEFLHQSSTETGRRGPVPAARH, from the coding sequence TTGACTGCGCTCATCCATCCAACAGCTGTTATCCATCCGAGCGCCGAACTTCATCCGACAGTGGAGGTCGGAGCGTACGCCGTCATTGGCGAGCAGGTGGCGATCGGGGCTCGTTCAACCGTCGGCGCTCATGCGGTAATTGAAGGACCCACCGTCATTGGGGTCGACAACCGCATTTTCCCAGGCGCGGCAATTGGTCTTGAGCCCCAAGATCTTAAGTATCGCGGCGGGAGCAGCTGGGTCAAAATTGGCGACGGCAATACGATTCGCGAATACGTGACGGTCAATCGCGCGACGGACAGCGGTGAAGTCACGGCGATCGGCAATGAGAACTTGCTAATGGCCTACGTCCACGTCGCCCACAACTGCGAGATTGCTAATGGCGTCGTGATTGCCAATAACGTAGCTCTGGCAGGGCATGTATGTATCGAGGAGAAAGCAACCATCGGCGGCATGCTCGGCATCCATCAATTTGTTCGTATCGGTCGTTTGGCGATGGTGGGCGGCATGAGCCGTGTAGATCGCGACGTGCCGCCCTTCATGTTGGTGGAGGGCAATCCGGCGCGAGTGCGCGCGCTCAACACGATCGGCATACAGCGGCACGGTTTGAACGATCGGGAAATTGCCGAATTGAAGCAGGCTTTTCGGCTGCTCTACCGCTCGAATCTCAGTTTGGAGACAGCGCTAGAGAAACTCGCGCAAGGTTACGGAATGGCTCCACTAGTTCACCTACACGAGTTCTTACATCAGTCGTCAACAGAAACGGGACGGCGCGGTCCGGTTCCAGCAGCCCGCCACTAG
- the lpxB gene encoding lipid-A-disaccharide synthase, with amino-acid sequence MQTNATGQSYSLFISTGEVSGDLQGALLVAALRRLAAARNLALEIVALGGDCMAAAGATLLGNTTRIGSVGLLESLPFVVPTWLIQRRAKQWLRAQPPDAMVAIDYCGPNLSLAEFARHWLPQIPRIYYIAPQAYVWAMPGTTRQLLSVMDRHLAIFPEEARFFRDRGIETTWVGHPIADRLQSAPSRGAARATLGIAQETRAVVLLPASRRQELKYLLPPIFEAARQLQERVPQVAYWIPLSMPAFREPIAAAVARYGLQATLVDGQQRLAAISAADLAISKSGTVNLETAYLDVPQVVLYRVSPLTAWIVRKLLNFSIPFMSPPNLVLMEAIVPELLQEEVTPERIAASAERVLLDREYCQQMQAGYARMRAALGGPGASDRAATQILDFIQARRQQTLTATD; translated from the coding sequence ATGCAGACGAACGCCACCGGTCAGAGCTACAGCCTGTTTATCAGTACGGGTGAGGTTTCGGGTGACTTGCAGGGCGCGCTCTTGGTCGCGGCGCTGCGGCGATTGGCAGCGGCGCGCAACCTGGCGCTGGAGATCGTGGCGCTAGGCGGCGATTGCATGGCAGCTGCCGGTGCCACGCTGCTGGGCAACACAACGCGCATCGGTTCGGTCGGTCTTTTGGAGTCGCTGCCGTTTGTGGTCCCAACCTGGCTGATACAGCGGCGAGCCAAGCAGTGGCTGCGGGCACAACCGCCGGATGCAATGGTGGCGATCGACTACTGCGGCCCGAATCTCAGCCTTGCGGAATTCGCGCGCCACTGGTTGCCGCAGATCCCGCGAATCTACTACATTGCCCCGCAAGCGTATGTATGGGCGATGCCTGGCACGACGCGCCAACTTTTGAGCGTAATGGACCGGCACTTGGCAATTTTCCCCGAAGAGGCTCGGTTCTTTCGCGATCGCGGCATCGAAACGACCTGGGTGGGGCACCCGATTGCCGATCGCTTGCAGTCAGCCCCAAGTCGTGGTGCGGCCCGAGCGACTCTAGGTATTGCTCAGGAGACGCGGGCAGTGGTGCTGCTGCCGGCATCGCGCCGCCAGGAACTGAAGTATCTACTGCCGCCAATCTTTGAGGCTGCGCGGCAGCTGCAGGAGCGAGTGCCGCAGGTTGCTTATTGGATCCCGCTTTCGATGCCGGCCTTTCGCGAGCCGATCGCGGCGGCGGTGGCGCGCTATGGATTGCAGGCAACGTTGGTGGACGGGCAGCAACGGCTTGCGGCAATCTCGGCAGCGGATTTAGCAATTTCGAAGTCAGGCACGGTGAATCTGGAGACGGCGTATCTAGACGTGCCACAGGTGGTGCTTTATCGCGTCAGTCCGCTCACGGCTTGGATCGTGCGCAAGCTGCTAAATTTTTCGATTCCGTTTATGTCACCGCCCAATTTGGTATTGATGGAGGCGATCGTTCCCGAGCTGCTACAAGAGGAAGTGACACCAGAACGCATCGCAGCTTCGGCCGAGAGGGTCTTGCTCGATCGCGAGTACTGCCAGCAGATGCAAGCAGGATACGCGCGGATGCGCGCGGCGTTGGGCGGTCCAGGTGCTAGCGATCGCGCTGCTACTCAGATTTTAGATTTCATTCAAGCTCGCCGGCAGCAAACGCTCACCGCCACTGACTGA
- a CDS encoding TldD/PmbA family protein, which yields MTAAFAPSWLDTEAALDVINFTVSQSEADGCQVNLRASSSALSRFSENQIGQNLSRDRCQIAITSTFGQSSATTSTTELDRDAIQASVRRAEALARVAPADPERLPLLEPQSYDDRLPAFDDATANCSPRARGEAIRQACQQAASAGVTASGTFSTEALLTAVGNSQGLRACDRLTEAEFSFSARVGFGSSWTQQTASAMADLPIETAVARTIARARASQSPRAIAPGTYPVIFEAQAFASLLAPVAWDFDARAADEGRSFLSAPEGGNRVGEELFSPIVHIRRDPAHPLLQSRRFFSDGWPNSLLEVVRDGVPQTLSYNRFWAQQQGRQPTGPLFPIVMSGSHRDLAELIAETERGILVSRAWYVRYVNPRTLEVTGMTRDGTFWIENGAIAYPIANLRFNQKLPEMLRHIDAVAREQRFGNTIVPGVRTQAFSFSSITDSI from the coding sequence ATGACAGCCGCCTTCGCTCCATCCTGGCTCGATACCGAAGCCGCCCTCGACGTCATCAACTTTACCGTCAGTCAATCCGAAGCCGATGGCTGCCAAGTCAACCTGCGGGCTAGCTCCTCAGCACTCAGCCGCTTCTCGGAAAATCAAATCGGGCAGAACTTGAGCCGCGATCGCTGCCAGATTGCCATTACCAGCACCTTCGGGCAGAGCAGTGCTACAACCTCTACGACGGAATTGGATCGCGACGCCATTCAAGCTAGTGTGCGTCGCGCCGAAGCCCTCGCGCGGGTGGCACCCGCCGACCCGGAGCGGTTGCCGTTACTGGAGCCCCAATCTTACGACGATCGCCTCCCAGCGTTTGATGATGCAACGGCAAATTGCTCGCCGCGCGCGCGCGGGGAAGCCATCCGGCAGGCATGCCAGCAAGCAGCGTCCGCAGGCGTCACGGCGTCGGGGACCTTCAGCACCGAAGCGCTCCTAACAGCCGTGGGCAATTCGCAAGGGCTGCGAGCATGCGATCGCCTTACAGAAGCCGAATTCAGCTTCAGCGCACGGGTAGGATTTGGGTCGAGCTGGACGCAGCAAACGGCATCTGCTATGGCAGATCTCCCCATCGAAACGGCGGTCGCACGGACAATCGCTCGCGCACGTGCGTCTCAATCTCCACGCGCGATCGCGCCGGGAACCTATCCGGTGATTTTTGAGGCGCAAGCCTTTGCCAGTTTGCTGGCACCGGTCGCATGGGACTTCGACGCGCGGGCAGCTGATGAGGGACGCTCGTTTTTGTCCGCTCCTGAGGGCGGCAATCGCGTCGGCGAAGAGCTATTTTCCCCGATCGTGCACATTCGTCGCGACCCGGCACATCCCCTGCTACAATCGCGACGCTTCTTTAGCGATGGCTGGCCGAACTCGCTCCTGGAAGTCGTGCGCGATGGCGTGCCGCAAACCCTATCCTACAACCGCTTCTGGGCGCAACAGCAAGGACGACAGCCCACGGGACCGCTGTTTCCCATTGTCATGAGCGGCAGCCATCGCGACCTCGCCGAGTTGATTGCCGAGACAGAGCGGGGAATCCTTGTCAGTCGCGCCTGGTACGTGCGGTACGTCAACCCCCGCACGCTCGAGGTAACGGGCATGACGCGCGATGGGACGTTCTGGATTGAAAACGGCGCGATCGCCTACCCGATTGCCAATCTGCGCTTCAACCAAAAGCTACCGGAGATGCTGCGGCATATCGATGCCGTCGCGCGCGAGCAGCGCTTCGGCAACACCATCGTGCCGGGCGTCCGAACGCAGGCGTTTTCGTTCAGCAGCATCACGGACAGCATTTGA
- a CDS encoding glycosyltransferase family 2 protein produces MGIYNVAAYITGYKDRAAVDLCLQGIYRQTHPIKSVYLLDNSPEALSVSRDRISTYWHQPENVGIGEGLKRAIAQALSEDCDFLWTFDQDSIPRPDCLETLLKTYQQLVSQRRPIGIVAPTPIDCLTGEIVMGAVFKRDRFLGCEPSVAGDFYECDAPITSGSLLYLAAARAVGSPRVDLFIDGIDLEYGMRLRQHGYFNIIASAAILDHHFGNPLQIKLFGIENTVLQYSALRHFYICRNHTYLETRYARGLFRLTGSLRRIKYALYEIVKICLYNRENWQNKVRSCLLGTYLGFRGKLGKM; encoded by the coding sequence TTGGGAATTTATAACGTTGCAGCTTACATAACAGGCTATAAAGATCGAGCTGCGGTCGATCTTTGCTTACAGGGGATTTACCGACAAACCCATCCAATCAAGTCTGTTTACCTGCTCGACAACTCTCCGGAAGCTTTATCAGTCAGTCGCGATCGCATCTCGACATATTGGCATCAACCCGAAAATGTCGGTATTGGTGAAGGGTTGAAACGCGCGATCGCGCAAGCCCTTAGCGAAGACTGCGACTTCCTCTGGACATTCGATCAAGACAGTATTCCCAGACCTGATTGCCTGGAAACTCTACTGAAAACCTATCAGCAGCTTGTCAGCCAGCGTCGTCCGATTGGCATCGTGGCACCGACTCCCATCGACTGCCTTACGGGAGAGATTGTGATGGGAGCTGTCTTCAAACGCGATCGCTTCTTAGGTTGTGAGCCTAGCGTGGCAGGAGACTTTTATGAGTGCGACGCTCCCATCACTTCAGGTTCGTTGCTATATCTAGCAGCCGCGCGTGCAGTCGGTTCTCCACGGGTAGACCTTTTTATCGACGGGATCGACCTCGAGTATGGGATGCGTCTTCGACAGCACGGATACTTCAACATTATTGCCTCTGCAGCAATCCTCGACCATCACTTTGGCAATCCGCTGCAAATAAAGCTATTTGGAATCGAAAACACAGTGCTTCAATACTCGGCACTCCGCCACTTCTATATCTGCCGCAACCATACCTATCTTGAAACCCGGTACGCTCGCGGGCTCTTTCGATTGACAGGAAGCTTGAGACGTATAAAGTATGCTCTCTATGAGATCGTTAAGATCTGCCTCTACAATCGTGAGAACTGGCAGAACAAAGTTAGATCGTGTTTACTCGGGACTTACCTCGGTTTCCGAGGCAAGTTGGGAAAGATGTAA
- a CDS encoding glycosyltransferase: MRLFWDIAIQPILELLQPKVIIEIGSDRGYTTEKLLDYCEREDSCLHVIDPLPKFDLEPWEQHYGKHVTFYKLLSLNAIPIAPSGDLVLIDGDHNWYTVYNELKLVEKHSSSKGKAFPVVLLHDVGWPYGRRDLYYNPENIPIAYRHAYKQQGLSLDTPELLESGGFNAHLNHSIYENAVRNGVRTAVDDFVSESDLALSLYELPGFNGLGILATDTCLQARQQLASFLEAFRTPPAIDRLLRALEKERLRGELDRQKFKTALRNNQQKSKQSIEKLEEKYNRDTADLKARLEKFQHTRQQQQKQFTKGLEANISSLEAQICSNKKALEQAEQDIFRLGSWIEEFNQSITSILDTNRWRLGSFLYLIFRKIRGQSLDEPPELQQSRLIGRVRAWQRTYEGRRDRGSQRFQNHLILPALSSRGSTSYLLPAGKSSSRREEKVDIIVCIHNALADVRLCLNAIVRETKPPYQLYLVNDGSGEETSCYLREFTSQHPNITSIETEVAGGYTKAANRGLRASSAEYVVLLNSDTIVPSGWLERLLECLKSDPKIGIASPLSNAASWQSVPEIYAAGGGWAVNELPAGYSTSDMADVVSSVSQKRYPRVPFLNGFCLCLKRAVIDEIGYLDEASFPKGYGEENDYCLRATDAGFDLAIADSAYIFHAKSKSYGDKRRAELAKAGSRSLEAKHGKERIASQVELMRNHPLLEEMRLRVRQRLDQALSKPRGDMGARVRLGSDRQPSILFLLPVRGGGGGAHSVVQEASGMRKLGVDARIATRAKHKSNYRQNYPSLFQSDRDLFYFFNNEDELTEAAGRFDIVIATIFSSTQLLQAIVTSNPMLLPAYYVQDYEPWFFELGSAEWQQAYDSYTLVRGNVLFAKTRWLCDLIEREHGVEVAKVSPSLERNLFYPRFAPSSGGRAVRVAAMVRPATPRRGAARTMRVLARLKSEFGEKVEIEIFGCHDRNLASYALDREFSHCNRGVVTREEVAGTLRQSDIFVDYSDYQAFGRTGLEAMACGCATILPQQGGATEYAIDGENALFADTSSEADCYHQLVKLVTDDALREALRDRAIVTAVEYSVEKAVISELQVLQAALKHRNNVSLRAV; this comes from the coding sequence ATGCGTCTTTTCTGGGACATCGCCATTCAACCTATCTTAGAGCTTTTGCAGCCTAAGGTCATTATCGAGATTGGCTCCGATCGCGGCTACACAACTGAGAAGTTGCTGGACTATTGCGAGCGCGAGGACTCTTGTCTACACGTCATCGATCCACTTCCCAAGTTCGATCTGGAACCTTGGGAGCAGCATTACGGAAAACATGTCACGTTCTATAAGTTATTAAGTCTAAATGCTATACCGATAGCACCATCTGGCGATTTAGTGCTCATAGATGGCGATCATAATTGGTACACGGTTTATAACGAACTCAAGTTAGTCGAAAAGCATAGTTCTAGCAAGGGAAAAGCCTTTCCCGTTGTCTTACTACACGATGTGGGATGGCCTTACGGGCGCAGAGATCTCTACTACAATCCCGAAAACATCCCGATCGCTTACCGCCATGCTTACAAGCAGCAGGGACTTAGCCTTGACACGCCTGAATTGCTGGAGTCAGGAGGGTTTAACGCGCATCTGAACCATTCAATTTATGAGAACGCCGTCCGCAATGGCGTTCGGACGGCAGTCGACGACTTTGTCAGCGAGAGCGACCTAGCTCTATCCTTATACGAACTGCCTGGCTTTAACGGACTCGGCATTTTAGCAACGGATACTTGTCTGCAGGCACGCCAACAGTTAGCAAGCTTCTTAGAGGCATTTCGAACGCCTCCTGCTATCGATCGCCTGCTGCGCGCCCTTGAGAAAGAGCGTCTGAGAGGAGAACTCGATCGGCAGAAATTTAAGACTGCTCTTCGAAACAATCAGCAGAAGAGCAAACAGAGTATTGAAAAGCTCGAGGAAAAATACAACCGCGATACTGCCGATCTCAAAGCACGGCTTGAGAAATTCCAACATACCCGACAACAACAGCAGAAGCAGTTTACCAAAGGTCTTGAGGCTAATATCTCCAGCCTAGAAGCCCAAATTTGCAGTAACAAAAAAGCCCTAGAGCAAGCCGAGCAAGACATTTTCAGACTCGGCAGCTGGATTGAAGAATTCAACCAGTCGATTACTTCTATTCTCGATACCAACCGCTGGAGACTGGGTAGCTTCCTATACCTCATTTTCCGTAAGATTCGCGGCCAGTCTCTTGACGAACCACCAGAGCTCCAACAGTCTCGCCTGATTGGGAGAGTACGGGCGTGGCAGCGAACCTATGAGGGGCGTCGCGATCGCGGCAGTCAACGTTTCCAAAACCACCTAATTCTCCCCGCGCTCAGCAGTCGCGGCAGTACTTCCTATCTACTGCCTGCAGGGAAAAGCAGCTCCCGCCGCGAAGAAAAGGTCGATATCATTGTCTGCATTCACAACGCCCTGGCTGATGTTCGACTTTGTCTGAACGCGATCGTGCGCGAGACTAAGCCCCCCTACCAACTCTATTTGGTTAATGATGGGTCCGGGGAAGAGACATCTTGCTACTTGCGAGAGTTTACCAGCCAACACCCGAACATTACTTCAATCGAAACTGAAGTAGCAGGTGGGTACACCAAGGCTGCCAATCGGGGACTTCGAGCCTCAAGCGCCGAGTATGTTGTTTTGTTGAATAGCGATACAATCGTGCCCTCGGGGTGGCTGGAGCGGTTGCTAGAGTGCTTGAAGAGCGACCCAAAAATTGGTATTGCTTCTCCCCTATCCAACGCAGCAAGCTGGCAGTCCGTGCCGGAGATCTACGCTGCTGGCGGCGGCTGGGCTGTTAACGAACTGCCTGCGGGTTACAGCACGAGTGATATGGCAGACGTAGTAAGCTCGGTTTCTCAAAAGCGTTACCCCCGAGTGCCATTTTTAAATGGATTCTGTTTATGCCTAAAACGAGCTGTGATCGATGAAATCGGCTACTTGGACGAGGCAAGCTTTCCTAAGGGGTATGGTGAGGAGAACGATTATTGCTTGCGCGCAACCGATGCCGGATTTGACCTGGCGATTGCCGATTCCGCCTACATCTTCCACGCGAAATCGAAAAGTTACGGTGACAAACGCCGCGCGGAGCTAGCCAAAGCTGGCAGCCGTTCGCTAGAAGCCAAGCATGGGAAGGAGCGCATTGCCTCGCAGGTCGAGTTAATGCGCAATCACCCGCTATTGGAAGAGATGCGCCTGCGGGTTCGCCAGCGGCTCGACCAAGCACTAAGCAAGCCTCGCGGAGATATGGGGGCTCGCGTGAGACTGGGTAGCGATCGCCAACCTAGCATCCTGTTTTTGCTCCCCGTGCGCGGGGGTGGGGGCGGCGCGCATTCTGTGGTTCAGGAAGCATCGGGAATGCGGAAACTGGGGGTAGATGCGCGCATTGCTACGCGGGCAAAACACAAGTCCAATTATCGGCAGAACTACCCCAGTCTGTTTCAATCCGATCGCGATCTCTTCTATTTTTTCAACAACGAGGACGAGCTAACGGAAGCGGCTGGCCGATTTGACATCGTCATAGCAACGATTTTTTCATCGACGCAATTGCTACAGGCGATCGTTACCTCGAATCCAATGCTGTTGCCTGCCTACTACGTCCAAGACTACGAGCCTTGGTTTTTCGAGTTAGGTTCTGCAGAATGGCAACAGGCCTATGACTCCTACACGTTAGTTCGGGGGAACGTACTTTTCGCCAAAACTCGCTGGCTGTGCGACCTGATCGAGCGAGAGCATGGAGTTGAGGTTGCGAAAGTCAGTCCGAGTCTCGAACGCAACCTGTTTTACCCTCGTTTTGCCCCATCCTCTGGAGGTCGAGCAGTACGAGTTGCTGCGATGGTCCGTCCGGCAACGCCTCGTCGCGGCGCCGCTCGAACCATGCGAGTGTTGGCCAGGTTGAAATCAGAGTTTGGAGAAAAAGTCGAGATCGAAATCTTTGGTTGCCACGATCGCAACCTAGCAAGTTACGCTCTCGACCGAGAGTTCTCCCATTGCAACCGCGGTGTCGTCACCCGAGAAGAGGTAGCAGGAACCCTACGGCAGTCAGATATTTTTGTCGACTACTCGGATTACCAAGCCTTCGGACGCACGGGTCTTGAAGCCATGGCTTGCGGGTGCGCGACGATTTTACCGCAACAAGGAGGAGCGACTGAGTACGCCATAGACGGTGAAAATGCACTGTTCGCCGATACATCATCGGAAGCTGACTGCTATCATCAACTAGTCAAGCTAGTAACCGATGACGCCCTAAGAGAAGCACTCCGCGATCGCGCGATCGTCACTGCCGTTGAGTACTCGGTTGAAAAAGCAGTCATTTCGGAGCTGCAAGTATTACAAGCTGCTCTAAAGCACCGAAACAACGTAAGCTTGAGAGCTGTTTGA
- the xth gene encoding exodeoxyribonuclease III: MQIATWNVNSIRSRVEHVVDWLKAHPVDALCLQETKVIDKDFPSSPFRELGYHAVISGQKSYNGVAILSRQPLAEVNAGFEPVVGTELAGDLDEQKRVLSGILDDVRIVNLYVPNGASVGCDKYDYKLRWLYVLRAYLLELQGRSPVNICACGDFNIAPEDRDIHDPVGKDTHIMASPAEREALQAIAALGFADAFRKFVSETGHFSWWDYRTRGFRNNRGWRIDHHWVSAGLYERATSCAIDSTPRGLPKPSDHAPVVFTA, encoded by the coding sequence ATGCAAATCGCTACCTGGAACGTCAATTCCATTCGCTCGCGCGTGGAACATGTTGTCGATTGGCTAAAAGCACATCCTGTGGACGCACTCTGTTTGCAAGAGACCAAGGTGATCGATAAGGACTTTCCCAGCTCGCCGTTCCGCGAGCTGGGCTACCATGCAGTCATTTCCGGACAGAAATCTTATAACGGCGTAGCAATCCTTTCGCGGCAGCCTCTCGCTGAGGTGAATGCGGGATTTGAACCGGTTGTGGGCACGGAGCTGGCCGGAGATCTCGACGAACAAAAGCGCGTTCTCAGCGGCATTTTGGACGACGTAAGAATTGTCAACCTCTACGTGCCTAACGGTGCAAGTGTTGGTTGCGATAAGTACGACTACAAGCTGCGCTGGTTATACGTGCTACGTGCTTATCTCCTAGAGCTGCAGGGGAGATCGCCGGTGAATATTTGTGCCTGTGGGGATTTCAACATTGCCCCGGAAGACCGCGACATTCACGATCCCGTGGGTAAAGACACGCATATCATGGCATCGCCAGCGGAACGGGAAGCACTCCAGGCAATCGCGGCACTAGGATTTGCCGATGCCTTTCGCAAATTTGTCTCGGAGACGGGGCATTTCAGTTGGTGGGATTATCGCACGCGCGGATTTCGCAACAACCGTGGCTGGCGTATCGACCACCACTGGGTTTCTGCCGGGCTCTACGAACGAGCAACGAGTTGCGCGATCGACTCAACACCGCGTGGGTTGCCCAAGCCCAGCGATCATGCGCCGGTCGTGTTCACCGCATGA
- a CDS encoding IS630 transposase-related protein, translating into MPAPYSEDLRLKALAAVDRGDRKSHVCRTFGIGRSTLDDWLKRRQTSGTVAHTPHYRRGPQPKIADLEYFRDFAATHGHLTQEQMAQRWSQPISNRTIGKALKKIGFTRKKRPKAIENVTKPSKEPS; encoded by the coding sequence ATGCCTGCTCCCTACAGTGAGGACCTCCGTCTCAAAGCTCTTGCAGCAGTCGACCGCGGCGACCGGAAATCTCACGTCTGCCGTACCTTCGGCATCGGTCGCTCTACCCTCGACGACTGGCTCAAACGACGCCAGACTTCGGGCACGGTCGCTCACACTCCACACTATCGTCGCGGACCCCAACCCAAAATTGCTGATTTGGAATACTTCCGAGACTTTGCTGCTACCCACGGTCATTTGACCCAAGAGCAGATGGCCCAGCGTTGGTCCCAGCCAATTAGCAATCGCACCATTGGCAAAGCCTTGAAAAAAATCGGTTTCACGCGCAAGAAAAGACCTAAGGCTATCGAGAACGTGACGAAGCCTAGCAAGGAGCCTTCCTAG